The Pirellulales bacterium genome includes a window with the following:
- a CDS encoding DUF1559 domain-containing protein: protein MIRACRRSAMTLVEVLVVVSIIGMLMSLLLPAVQASRESARRNTCQNHVKQLGLAMLNHESAKRFLPSTGWGLAWVGDPDRGTGVDQPGGWAFNLLPYLERNDLGRMGAGITDEQKKKAAVTAILSIPLDVFNCPTRRPLEISPFDPNVQPRNFNVPPGIAEGDYAVNAGDYVVVPTSGPASYTAAENGSFQWPDTSRCTGVVHLRSEVELAQIRDGTSHTYLVGEKCVTLGPVDYGDDQGLYAGYDYDTVRWTLRPPLHDQGGTPVQEFGSAHPNGFQVVLCDGSVRQIGFEIDASVHRRLGNRQDGVPIDDAMIK, encoded by the coding sequence ATGATTCGCGCATGTCGGCGTTCGGCGATGACGCTCGTGGAAGTGCTCGTCGTGGTCTCGATCATCGGAATGCTGATGTCGCTGCTGCTGCCGGCGGTGCAGGCGTCGCGGGAGTCGGCGCGGCGGAACACGTGCCAGAACCACGTCAAGCAGCTTGGGTTGGCAATGCTGAACCATGAGTCGGCCAAACGATTTCTGCCCTCGACCGGCTGGGGCCTTGCCTGGGTGGGCGACCCTGATCGTGGAACCGGAGTAGATCAGCCCGGCGGCTGGGCCTTCAATCTCCTCCCGTATCTGGAACGCAACGACCTCGGGCGAATGGGAGCGGGCATCACCGACGAGCAGAAAAAAAAGGCGGCGGTGACCGCCATCCTGTCCATTCCGCTGGATGTCTTCAACTGCCCCACGCGCCGGCCCCTGGAAATCTCCCCGTTCGATCCAAACGTCCAGCCGCGAAACTTTAACGTTCCGCCGGGCATCGCGGAGGGCGACTACGCGGTGAACGCGGGGGACTACGTGGTCGTACCGACCTCGGGGCCTGCGTCCTACACTGCCGCCGAGAACGGTTCCTTTCAGTGGCCGGACACGTCGAGGTGTACCGGTGTCGTTCACCTGCGCAGCGAGGTCGAGTTGGCGCAAATCCGCGACGGCACCAGCCACACCTATCTGGTGGGCGAAAAGTGCGTCACCTTGGGCCCGGTCGACTACGGCGACGACCAAGGGCTTTACGCGGGCTACGACTACGACACAGTCCGCTGGACCCTCCGCCCGCCGCTGCACGATCAGGGCGGCACGCCCGTGCAAGAATTCGGCAGCGCCCACCCCAATGGTTTTCAAGTCGTGCTCTGCGACGGATCCGTGCGGCAGATCGGTTTCGAAATCGACGCCAGTGTTCATCGGCGGCTGGGCAACCGGCAAGACGGCGTGCCCATCGACGATGCAATGATCAAGTGA
- a CDS encoding ISKra4 family transposase, with translation MITKEDALHKVEEQVSKLKRLVDQAFDEELPIHEVERELFTVLMDMGLMALTAHVARQGDGNVGKHLERGGETLLRLKGQHKRCYRSIYGPIDISRYVYGTREAQEIKHVPLDARLGLPAGDISYVLEDWLERMCVKDAFRDSVDSLVALLGVRAKLSVDTAEEHCRQMAQHAASFRASQAMPPAREEGPLLVVTADGTSVPMRRSLDRSLDPKEQHRVPSRGSKGEGAQKYQMAYVGAIYTIDPFVRTSDEILDELLRKRRAKDRPAPKHKHVWAKMTRPGDDSKKGLLTHGPTYLFAELAVECHARNPGKNKQLICLLDGEKQFWELQEDWLRRAVGILDIYHVMKRLRQAAECFHPENSDEAKRFVERYLRTILEGRVGTVIRSFRKLITTHHLTGEKLKRLTATITYYTNNRRHMRYNEYLAAGYPIGSGVAEGACGHVVKDRMACTGMRWSLEGAPAMLHLRALYLNGDWHDFVEHRIEHEQDALYAQAA, from the coding sequence ATGATCACAAAGGAAGACGCCCTGCACAAGGTGGAGGAACAGGTTTCAAAATTGAAGAGGTTGGTCGATCAGGCGTTCGACGAAGAGTTGCCGATTCACGAAGTGGAGCGTGAATTGTTCACGGTATTGATGGACATGGGCTTGATGGCCCTGACGGCTCACGTGGCCCGTCAGGGGGACGGGAATGTAGGGAAGCATCTGGAACGCGGGGGTGAAACTCTCTTGCGTCTTAAGGGCCAGCACAAGCGTTGTTATCGGTCGATCTACGGGCCGATTGACATTTCGCGTTATGTCTATGGGACGCGGGAAGCGCAAGAGATCAAACACGTTCCGCTCGACGCCCGGTTGGGGCTCCCGGCGGGAGATATTTCGTATGTGTTGGAGGATTGGCTCGAGCGTATGTGCGTGAAGGATGCGTTTCGCGACTCGGTTGATTCGCTGGTCGCCCTGTTGGGCGTTCGCGCGAAGCTTTCCGTCGATACGGCTGAAGAGCATTGCCGCCAGATGGCGCAGCATGCGGCTTCCTTTCGCGCGTCGCAAGCCATGCCGCCGGCACGTGAGGAAGGCCCGCTTCTGGTGGTCACTGCGGATGGCACATCGGTCCCCATGCGGCGTTCTTTAGATCGTTCTTTAGATCCCAAGGAGCAGCACCGCGTCCCCTCTCGCGGCAGCAAAGGGGAGGGCGCCCAAAAGTACCAAATGGCCTACGTGGGGGCCATTTACACGATCGATCCGTTCGTCCGTACCAGCGACGAGATCCTTGACGAACTGCTTCGCAAACGGCGCGCGAAGGATCGGCCCGCTCCAAAGCACAAGCACGTCTGGGCGAAAATGACGCGGCCGGGCGACGACTCGAAGAAGGGCCTGTTAACGCACGGCCCGACTTACCTGTTCGCCGAGTTGGCTGTCGAATGTCACGCGCGCAACCCAGGCAAGAACAAACAACTGATCTGCTTGCTGGACGGCGAAAAACAATTTTGGGAACTGCAGGAGGACTGGCTGAGGCGGGCCGTGGGAATCTTGGACATTTACCACGTGATGAAGCGGCTTCGGCAAGCGGCCGAATGTTTTCACCCCGAAAACAGCGACGAGGCAAAGCGGTTTGTCGAACGCTACCTGCGGACGATCTTGGAAGGCCGCGTCGGCACGGTCATCCGCTCATTCCGGAAGCTGATTACGACCCATCACCTGACGGGCGAAAAACTCAAACGCCTCACGGCGACCATCACCTACTACACGAACAACCGGCGGCACATGCGATACAACGAGTATCTGGCCGCCGGGTATCCCATCGGCAGTGGCGTGGCCGAAGGTGCCTGCGGTCACGTTGTCAAGGATCGTATGGCATGCACTGGCATGCGTTGGAGCTTGGAAGGTGCGCCAGCCATGCTTCACCTCCGCGCATTATACCTCAACGGCGACTGGCACGACTTCGTCGAGCACCGGATTGAACATGAACAGGATGCGCTATATGCTCAAGCTGCGTAG